In a single window of the Acinetobacter sp. CS-2 genome:
- a CDS encoding DUF5713 family protein yields MFEDLLLPMFDDEYYPDILVAEVKQAIKQFAKKVAKPDLSEAEIYHFAAETVILINKMKPQFEDLDSSLDDTAADYIAEAMMMVVQENGYMDIEMEELVSNREW; encoded by the coding sequence ATGTTTGAAGATTTACTTCTCCCGATGTTTGATGATGAATATTATCCCGATATTCTTGTGGCTGAAGTTAAGCAGGCCATTAAACAGTTTGCAAAGAAGGTGGCTAAGCCTGATTTATCTGAAGCTGAAATTTATCATTTTGCTGCTGAAACCGTGATTCTAATCAATAAGATGAAACCGCAATTTGAGGATTTGGATTCTTCCTTGGATGATACGGCGGCCGATTATATTGCTGAAGCCATGATGATGGTGGTGCAAGAGAACGGTTATATGGATATTGAAATGGAAGAACTGGTATCAAATAGAGAGTGGTAA
- the folP gene encoding dihydropteroate synthase encodes MQLMPLPNRMLQCGQMKLDLSQPHVMGILNVTPDSFSDGGKHNTKDQAIVYALQMIEDGASIIDVGGESTRPGASVVGVDEEIRRVVPVVEELAKHDVIISIDTSQPEVIKAAVQAGAHIWNDVRALTRPHALLTAAELNIPVIIMHMRGEPTTMNNLDQYDDVTTDVIKELQQRVDDAIQAGVKPENIVIDPGFGFAKNAQQNLKLLNEFYKLNDMGYPILSALSRKRFIGEALGGADAQNRAMGSVAAHLFSIQQGACMVRAHDVKAMSDAIKVWQAMNNLGV; translated from the coding sequence ATGCAATTGATGCCATTACCTAATCGAATGCTGCAATGTGGTCAAATGAAGTTGGACTTGTCTCAGCCCCACGTTATGGGGATTCTGAATGTCACTCCAGACTCTTTCAGTGATGGCGGAAAGCATAATACCAAAGACCAAGCCATAGTGTATGCCTTGCAGATGATAGAGGATGGTGCAAGCATAATTGATGTTGGGGGTGAATCAACCCGTCCCGGTGCTTCTGTGGTGGGGGTGGATGAAGAAATACGCCGTGTAGTGCCTGTAGTTGAAGAATTGGCCAAGCATGATGTCATTATTTCAATTGATACCTCACAACCCGAAGTGATAAAAGCTGCTGTTCAAGCAGGGGCGCATATCTGGAATGATGTGCGTGCATTAACCCGTCCTCATGCCTTGCTAACCGCTGCTGAGTTGAATATTCCTGTAATTATTATGCATATGCGTGGCGAACCCACCACTATGAATAATTTAGACCAGTATGATGATGTAACCACTGATGTGATTAAAGAGCTACAGCAGAGAGTAGATGATGCAATACAGGCTGGGGTAAAACCTGAAAATATTGTGATTGATCCGGGCTTTGGTTTTGCTAAAAATGCACAGCAAAATTTGAAGCTGTTAAATGAATTTTATAAATTGAATGATATGGGTTATCCAATTTTATCGGCACTTTCCCGGAAGCGCTTTATTGGTGAAGCTCTGGGTGGGGCGGATGCTCAAAATCGTGCGATGGGTTCTGTTGCTGCTCATTTATTTAGTATTCAACAGGGGGCCTGCATGGTACGAGCACATGACGTCAAGGCAATGAGTGATGCCATTAAAGTATGGCAGGCGATGAATAATCTGGGTGTATAA
- the ftsH gene encoding ATP-dependent zinc metalloprotease FtsH, giving the protein MSDLFKNAVLWLVILGVLILIFSNISDRNQPTAMNYSEFVSAVNAGQIKQVTIDGERIRGEKTNGSEFESIRPAVQDPELMPNLIKHNVVVEGTAPQRQGLLMQLLIASFPVLLIILLFMFFMRNMGGGAGGKSGPMSFGKSKAKMLSEDQIKVTFSDVAGCDEAKQEVVEIVDFLKDPSKFKRLGASIPKGVLMVGPPGTGKTLLAKAIAGEAKVPFFSISGSDFVEMFVGVGASRVRDMFEQAKRHAPCIIFIDEIDAVGRHRGSGTGGGHDEREQTLNQMLVEMDGFEGNEGIIVIAATNRADVLDKALLRPGRFDRQVMVGLPDIKGREQILNVHLKKLPSHTGVDVRVLARGTPGFSGAQLANLVNEAALFAARRNKNTVDMHDFEDAKDKIYMGPERKSMVIREEERRATAYHEAGHAIVAEILPGTDPVHKVTIMPRGWALGVTWQLPEQDAISHYKDKMLNEISILFGGRIAEEVFINQMSTGASNDFERATKMARAMVTKYGMSDRMGVMVYEDENQNGFFGNVGSRTISEATQQQVDAEVRRILDEQYKVAREVLENHKEIAHAMVKALMEWETIDRDQIRDIMEGREPQPPKVYVAENPVIDVTPTDGSATPPPLPAS; this is encoded by the coding sequence TTGAGCGATCTCTTCAAGAATGCCGTATTGTGGCTGGTTATACTGGGTGTGCTGATTCTGATTTTCAGTAACATCAGTGACCGCAATCAACCGACTGCAATGAATTATTCAGAGTTTGTTTCAGCGGTGAATGCTGGTCAAATTAAGCAAGTCACCATTGATGGCGAAAGAATTCGTGGTGAAAAAACAAACGGTTCAGAGTTTGAAAGCATTCGTCCTGCGGTTCAAGACCCGGAACTGATGCCAAATCTCATTAAACATAATGTTGTTGTAGAAGGGACTGCACCGCAACGTCAAGGTTTGTTGATGCAACTTCTTATCGCTAGCTTCCCTGTACTTTTAATCATTTTGTTATTCATGTTCTTTATGCGCAACATGGGTGGTGGTGCAGGTGGCAAAAGCGGTCCGATGAGCTTTGGTAAATCGAAAGCCAAAATGCTGTCTGAAGACCAGATTAAAGTCACCTTTAGCGATGTTGCTGGCTGTGATGAAGCTAAACAAGAAGTTGTTGAAATTGTAGATTTCTTGAAAGATCCATCTAAATTTAAACGTCTGGGCGCAAGTATTCCTAAAGGCGTATTGATGGTTGGTCCTCCAGGTACCGGTAAAACCTTGCTTGCCAAAGCGATTGCTGGTGAAGCAAAAGTTCCATTCTTCAGTATTTCGGGTTCTGACTTTGTTGAAATGTTCGTGGGTGTCGGTGCATCACGTGTACGTGACATGTTTGAACAGGCGAAACGCCATGCACCATGTATCATCTTCATTGACGAGATTGATGCGGTCGGTCGTCACCGTGGTTCAGGTACTGGCGGTGGTCACGATGAACGTGAACAGACACTCAACCAGATGCTGGTAGAAATGGATGGTTTTGAAGGTAATGAAGGCATTATCGTCATTGCTGCAACCAACCGTGCCGATGTACTGGATAAAGCCTTGCTTCGTCCAGGCCGTTTTGACCGTCAGGTGATGGTAGGCCTTCCAGACATTAAAGGCCGTGAACAGATTCTGAATGTACACTTGAAAAAATTGCCTTCACACACGGGTGTGGATGTCAGAGTGCTGGCACGTGGTACTCCAGGTTTCTCTGGTGCACAATTGGCGAACCTTGTAAACGAAGCAGCGTTATTTGCTGCCCGTCGTAACAAGAACACAGTCGACATGCATGACTTTGAAGATGCTAAAGATAAGATCTATATGGGTCCTGAACGTAAATCGATGGTGATTCGTGAAGAAGAACGTCGTGCTACTGCTTACCATGAAGCCGGTCATGCGATTGTGGCTGAAATTTTGCCGGGTACTGACCCTGTACATAAAGTGACCATTATGCCGCGTGGTTGGGCTTTGGGTGTGACTTGGCAGTTGCCGGAACAAGATGCAATTAGTCATTACAAAGACAAGATGCTGAATGAGATTTCCATTTTATTTGGTGGCCGTATTGCCGAAGAAGTGTTTATCAATCAGATGTCGACCGGTGCTTCAAATGATTTTGAACGTGCCACTAAAATGGCACGTGCAATGGTGACTAAATACGGTATGTCTGACCGAATGGGTGTGATGGTTTATGAAGATGAAAACCAAAACGGTTTCTTTGGAAATGTCGGTAGTCGTACCATTTCTGAAGCAACGCAACAGCAGGTAGATGCCGAAGTTCGCCGCATTCTGGATGAACAGTATAAAGTTGCTCGTGAGGTTCTGGAAAACCACAAAGAGATCGCGCATGCCATGGTGAAAGCTTTGATGGAATGGGAAACGATCGATCGTGACCAAATCCGTGACATCATGGAAGGTCGTGAACCACAACCACCTAAAGTATATGTTGCTGAAAATCCGGTGATTGATGTAACACCAACAGATGGTTCTGCAACTCCTCCACCATTACCAGCGAGCTAA
- the rlmE gene encoding 23S rRNA (uridine(2552)-2'-O)-methyltransferase RlmE, with product MATRITNQKLSKSSREWMREHLDDPFVKRAQKEGYRARAAYKLLEIQEKYKIIKPGMTVVDLGAAPGSWSQIAGKLVGDKGLLIASDILPMDALPDVTFLQGDFREEEVFEKLLNILNGRTVDVVISDMAPNTSGNKAVDQPRQIYLCELALDFANKVLGPKGQFIVKVFQGTGFDEFRKQVVDSFDVLKTAKPAASRARSKEVFLIGQGRKKAST from the coding sequence ATGGCGACACGCATTACCAACCAGAAGTTGTCAAAAAGTAGTCGAGAGTGGATGCGCGAGCATTTGGATGATCCTTTTGTAAAGAGAGCACAAAAGGAAGGTTATCGTGCGCGTGCTGCTTATAAGCTTCTTGAAATTCAAGAAAAATACAAAATTATTAAACCAGGCATGACGGTGGTTGACCTGGGTGCTGCACCCGGCAGTTGGTCACAAATTGCAGGTAAATTAGTCGGTGACAAAGGCTTGTTGATTGCCTCCGACATTTTACCTATGGATGCCTTGCCGGATGTGACCTTCCTGCAAGGTGACTTCCGTGAGGAAGAAGTTTTTGAAAAATTGTTAAATATTTTAAACGGAAGGACTGTAGACGTTGTAATTTCGGATATGGCCCCCAATACATCAGGTAATAAGGCTGTAGATCAACCGCGTCAAATTTACTTGTGTGAACTGGCTTTAGATTTTGCCAACAAGGTTTTAGGACCGAAAGGCCAATTTATCGTCAAGGTTTTCCAGGGCACCGGATTTGACGAATTCCGTAAACAAGTTGTAGATAGCTTTGATGTATTGAAGACGGCAAAACCTGCCGCTTCACGTGCCCGTTCTAAAGAAGTATTTTTAATCGGGCAAGGTCGTAAGAAGGCCTCTACATAA
- the yhbY gene encoding ribosome assembly RNA-binding protein YhbY, which produces MAALSIQERKRLRQIGHALNPVVMLGDKGLTEAVVEELNRALNDHELIKVKIVAEDREERASLIEDLSAQTGAEVVQKIGKIALIYKKAAKQNAKLSNLVRHAHLSN; this is translated from the coding sequence ATGGCGGCTTTATCTATTCAGGAACGTAAACGTTTACGTCAAATCGGACATGCATTAAACCCGGTGGTTATGCTGGGCGATAAAGGTTTGACTGAAGCTGTAGTCGAAGAATTAAACCGCGCTTTAAACGATCACGAATTGATTAAAGTGAAAATCGTAGCGGAAGATCGTGAAGAACGCGCATCTTTAATCGAAGATCTTTCAGCTCAGACTGGTGCTGAAGTTGTTCAAAAAATTGGTAAAATTGCGCTGATTTATAAAAAAGCAGCAAAACAGAATGCCAAATTATCCAACTTGGTTCGTCACGCTCATTTGTCTAACTAA
- a CDS encoding DOMON-like domain-containing protein: protein MASYELSAFDRRFQSISLVAAIEQQSPYSLNVGYWLRDPNQFIQWPELVQDYPRQDFLWEHTCFEIFIGVQGEDFYREINLSPSQAWQVYQFEEYRYPEDMPPQAADDIELNQLKRTHYGLNVSLDLTEFMLKHKLQWSDLFLGLSAVLKTSQGEQYYAMQHSSPNADFHNKRDWLHQF, encoded by the coding sequence ATGGCAAGTTACGAACTTAGCGCCTTTGATCGTCGCTTTCAATCGATCTCCCTGGTTGCTGCGATTGAACAACAAAGCCCATATAGCTTAAATGTGGGCTACTGGTTACGCGACCCCAACCAGTTCATACAATGGCCTGAACTGGTTCAAGACTACCCTCGTCAAGATTTCTTATGGGAACACACCTGTTTTGAAATTTTTATTGGTGTACAGGGTGAGGATTTCTATCGCGAAATCAATCTGTCGCCTTCCCAAGCGTGGCAGGTCTATCAGTTTGAGGAATATCGCTATCCGGAAGATATGCCGCCTCAAGCCGCCGATGACATCGAACTGAACCAGCTTAAACGCACACATTATGGTTTAAATGTGAGCCTTGATTTAACCGAGTTTATGTTAAAGCACAAATTGCAATGGTCGGATTTGTTTCTGGGCTTAAGCGCTGTACTGAAAACCTCGCAAGGCGAACAATATTATGCCATGCAACACAGCAGTCCAAATGCGGACTTTCACAACAAGCGTGATTGGCTACATCAGTTCTAG
- the carA gene encoding glutamine-hydrolyzing carbamoyl-phosphate synthase small subunit produces MSTPAILALADGTIFKGTSIGASGSTTGEVVFNTAMTGYQEILTDPSYAQQLVTLTYPHIGNTGCNDEDAESGRIHKVWANGLIIRDLPLLHSNFRSTQSLGEYLQQHNVVAIADIDTRKLTRILRDKGAQNGCILAGENITEEEALEKARAFGGLNGLDLAKECCDPEGFEWTEGSWTLGKGFSQPELKFHVVAYDYGVKTNILRMLADRGCKLTVVPAQTPAADVLALNPDGVFLSNGPGDPAACDYAIEAVKTIVETTEIPVFGICLGHQILALASGAKTVKMPHGHHGANHPVQNLEDGTVMITSQNHGFAVDTDTLPANLKATHKSLFDQTLQGMHRTDKPAFSFQGHPEASPGPHDCAPLFDHFIELIEASKK; encoded by the coding sequence TTGAGCACCCCAGCAATTTTAGCCCTTGCCGATGGTACTATTTTTAAAGGTACTTCAATTGGCGCATCGGGTAGTACGACTGGTGAAGTCGTTTTCAACACTGCCATGACTGGCTATCAAGAAATTTTGACTGACCCTAGTTATGCACAACAACTTGTCACCCTGACTTATCCGCATATTGGTAACACAGGTTGTAATGATGAAGACGCTGAGTCAGGTCGAATTCATAAAGTATGGGCCAACGGATTGATCATTCGTGACCTGCCTTTATTGCATAGCAACTTCCGTTCAACTCAATCTCTAGGCGAATACTTACAACAGCACAATGTTGTGGCAATTGCTGACATCGATACGCGTAAACTCACTCGTATTTTACGTGATAAAGGCGCGCAGAATGGATGTATCCTTGCTGGCGAAAATATCACAGAAGAAGAAGCTTTAGAAAAAGCACGTGCGTTCGGTGGTCTTAACGGTTTAGACCTTGCAAAAGAATGCTGTGACCCTGAAGGTTTCGAATGGACTGAAGGCTCTTGGACACTTGGAAAAGGTTTCTCCCAACCTGAACTTAAATTCCATGTTGTTGCATACGATTACGGTGTCAAAACCAACATCTTACGTATGCTTGCAGACCGCGGTTGTAAACTGACTGTTGTTCCTGCACAAACTCCTGCTGCTGACGTGTTAGCGTTGAATCCAGATGGCGTGTTCCTGTCAAATGGTCCCGGCGATCCAGCAGCATGTGACTATGCAATTGAAGCTGTAAAAACAATTGTAGAAACGACTGAAATTCCAGTATTTGGTATTTGTTTAGGCCACCAGATTCTTGCACTTGCCTCAGGTGCAAAAACTGTGAAAATGCCTCACGGTCACCACGGTGCCAACCATCCTGTACAAAATCTTGAAGATGGTACAGTGATGATTACTTCTCAAAACCACGGCTTCGCAGTAGATACAGATACGCTACCGGCTAACTTGAAAGCAACGCACAAATCACTGTTCGACCAAACCTTGCAAGGTATGCATCGCACAGACAAACCTGCGTTCAGCTTCCAGGGTCACCCTGAAGCAAGCCCTGGTCCACATGACTGCGCACCATTGTTCGATCATTTCATCGAACTTATCGAAGCATCTAAGAAGTAA
- the carB gene encoding carbamoyl-phosphate synthase large subunit, with protein MAKRTDIKSILIIGAGPIVIGQACEFDYSGAQACKALREEGYRVILVNSNPATIMTDPAMADATYIEPITWQTVAAIIEKERPDAVLPTMGGQTALNCALALDEHGILEKYNVELIGATKEAIEKAEDRKLFDQAMRKIGLECPKADVAESMEHALEIQARFGFPVIIRPSFTMGGSGGGIAYNREEFIEICERGFDLSPTKQLLIDESLIGWKEYEMEVVRDKNDNCIIVCTIENFDPMGVHTGDSITVAPAQTLTDKEFQLLRNASLAVLREIGVETGGSNVQFGINPKDGRMVVIEMNPRVSRSSALASKATGFPIAKIAAKLAVGYTLDELKNDITGGTTPASFEPAIDYVVTKIPRFNFEKFPQADATLTTQMKSVGEVMAIGRNFQESMQKALRGLEVGACGFDEKIEVGTEGAKEKILQELKVPGPERIWYVGDAFRHGFTLDEVFAATNIDRWFLIQIEDIIKTENQIKTLGFGDLNADNIRAFKRKGLSDLRIAGLMGISQKQFRKHRWNLGVTPVYKRVDTCAAEFESDTAYMYSTYDEECEANPSTKDKIMVIGGGPNRIGQGIEFDYCCVHAALAMREDGYETIMVNCNPETVSTDYDTSDRLYFEPITLEDVLEIVRVEKPKGIIVQYGGQTPLKLARALEEAGAPIIGTSPDAIDRAEDRERFQQMIQRLQLRQPNNSIVKSAEEGMAEAAKVGYPLVVRPSYVLGGRAMEIVYNDDELKRYLRDAVQASNEAPVLLDHFLDDAIEVDVDCVSDGKDVVIGGIMQHIEQAGIHSGDSACSIPPYSLSQEVQDEMRRQTIAMAKELGVIGLMNVQFAVKGTDVYILEVNPRASRTVPFVSKCIGESLAKVAARCMAGQSLESQGFTSEIIPKHFSVKEAVFPFNKFPGVDPILGPEMKSTGEVMGVGKTFGEAFYKAVLGANERLPGLPTEGEVKHAFISVRDSDKPRAVGIAKQLAGFGFKILATGGTYDVIKAAGIECERVNKVTEGRPNIVDRLKNGEIHLIINTTEGKQAQQDSFSIRRSALQGKVYHTTTLNGADAVCQALAIKLPMDVYRLQDLTKG; from the coding sequence ATGGCTAAACGTACAGACATTAAAAGCATCTTAATTATCGGTGCAGGTCCGATTGTGATCGGTCAGGCATGTGAGTTTGACTATTCAGGCGCGCAAGCGTGTAAAGCACTTCGTGAAGAAGGCTACCGTGTTATTTTGGTCAACTCTAACCCAGCGACCATCATGACTGACCCTGCTATGGCAGATGCAACTTACATCGAGCCAATTACCTGGCAAACTGTAGCTGCAATCATTGAGAAAGAACGCCCAGATGCAGTTCTTCCAACCATGGGCGGTCAAACTGCATTGAACTGTGCCCTTGCCCTAGACGAGCACGGCATTTTAGAAAAATACAATGTTGAATTGATCGGTGCGACCAAAGAAGCGATCGAAAAAGCTGAAGACCGTAAACTCTTCGACCAGGCAATGCGTAAAATTGGTCTTGAATGTCCAAAAGCTGACGTTGCTGAGTCAATGGAACACGCGCTTGAAATTCAAGCACGTTTCGGCTTCCCGGTCATTATCCGTCCTTCATTCACCATGGGTGGTTCAGGCGGCGGTATCGCGTATAACCGTGAAGAATTCATTGAAATCTGTGAACGCGGTTTCGATCTTTCTCCAACTAAACAGTTATTGATTGATGAATCACTCATTGGCTGGAAAGAGTACGAGATGGAAGTTGTTCGTGACAAAAACGACAACTGTATCATCGTATGTACAATCGAAAACTTTGACCCAATGGGCGTGCACACAGGTGACTCAATCACTGTTGCTCCTGCTCAAACGCTGACTGATAAAGAATTCCAGTTACTACGTAATGCATCTTTAGCTGTTTTACGTGAAATTGGTGTAGAAACCGGCGGTTCAAACGTTCAGTTCGGTATTAACCCGAAAGACGGCCGTATGGTTGTGATCGAGATGAACCCACGTGTTTCTCGTTCATCTGCATTGGCATCTAAAGCAACTGGTTTCCCGATTGCGAAAATTGCTGCGAAATTGGCTGTGGGTTACACCCTTGATGAGTTGAAAAACGACATCACTGGCGGTACAACACCTGCATCATTCGAACCTGCAATTGACTACGTTGTTACCAAGATTCCTCGTTTCAACTTTGAGAAATTCCCACAAGCGGACGCAACTTTAACCACGCAGATGAAATCTGTAGGTGAAGTGATGGCGATTGGTCGTAACTTCCAAGAGTCTATGCAAAAAGCGCTTCGTGGTCTTGAAGTGGGTGCTTGCGGCTTTGATGAAAAAATCGAAGTGGGTACTGAAGGTGCGAAAGAAAAGATCCTGCAAGAACTTAAAGTTCCAGGTCCTGAGCGTATCTGGTACGTAGGCGATGCATTCCGTCATGGTTTCACCCTAGACGAAGTATTTGCTGCAACAAATATTGACCGCTGGTTCTTGATCCAGATCGAAGACATCATCAAAACTGAAAACCAAATCAAAACTTTAGGTTTTGGTGACTTAAATGCCGACAATATCCGTGCATTTAAACGTAAAGGTTTGTCAGATCTTCGTATTGCTGGCTTGATGGGCATTTCACAAAAACAATTCCGTAAACACCGTTGGAACTTGGGTGTGACTCCAGTTTACAAACGTGTAGATACCTGTGCCGCTGAATTCGAATCTGATACAGCGTACATGTACTCAACTTACGATGAAGAATGTGAAGCGAATCCATCGACTAAAGACAAAATCATGGTCATCGGTGGCGGTCCTAACCGTATTGGTCAAGGTATCGAGTTCGATTACTGCTGTGTACACGCTGCCCTTGCCATGCGTGAAGACGGTTATGAAACCATCATGGTGAACTGTAACCCTGAAACGGTTTCTACAGATTACGACACTTCTGATCGTTTGTACTTCGAACCGATTACCCTTGAAGATGTACTTGAAATCGTGCGTGTCGAGAAGCCTAAAGGCATTATCGTACAATACGGTGGTCAAACACCGTTGAAATTGGCTCGTGCTTTGGAAGAAGCTGGTGCGCCAATTATTGGTACATCACCTGATGCGATTGACCGTGCAGAAGACCGTGAACGTTTCCAGCAAATGATTCAACGTCTGCAACTTCGTCAGCCGAACAACAGCATCGTAAAATCTGCTGAAGAAGGTATGGCTGAAGCGGCGAAAGTTGGCTACCCACTGGTGGTGCGTCCTTCTTACGTTCTTGGTGGTCGTGCGATGGAAATCGTTTATAACGATGACGAATTGAAACGCTACCTACGTGATGCAGTTCAGGCATCGAACGAAGCGCCTGTTCTTCTTGACCACTTCTTGGATGATGCCATCGAAGTTGACGTGGACTGCGTATCTGACGGTAAAGACGTTGTGATCGGCGGTATCATGCAGCACATTGAACAAGCCGGTATTCACTCAGGTGACTCTGCATGTTCGATTCCTCCTTACTCTTTATCTCAAGAAGTACAGGACGAAATGCGCCGTCAAACGATTGCCATGGCGAAAGAGCTTGGCGTAATTGGTTTGATGAACGTTCAGTTTGCGGTTAAAGGCACTGATGTTTACATTCTTGAAGTGAACCCACGTGCGTCTCGTACTGTACCGTTCGTTTCTAAGTGTATCGGTGAATCTTTAGCTAAAGTTGCTGCACGTTGTATGGCGGGTCAATCTCTAGAATCTCAAGGATTCACTTCAGAGATTATTCCTAAACACTTCTCTGTAAAAGAAGCGGTGTTCCCATTCAACAAATTCCCGGGTGTTGACCCAATCCTTGGCCCTGAGATGAAATCGACTGGCGAAGTGATGGGTGTAGGTAAAACATTCGGCGAAGCATTCTACAAAGCTGTACTAGGCGCGAATGAACGCTTACCTGGCCTTCCAACCGAAGGGGAAGTGAAGCATGCATTCATCTCTGTACGTGATTCTGACAAGCCTCGTGCTGTTGGTATTGCGAAGCAGCTAGCTGGTTTCGGCTTCAAAATTCTTGCGACTGGCGGCACCTATGACGTGATTAAAGCAGCAGGTATTGAATGTGAACGTGTGAATAAAGTAACTGAAGGCCGTCCAAATATTGTTGACCGCTTGAAAAATGGCGAGATTCACCTCATTATCAATACAACTGAAGGCAAACAAGCTCAGCAGGATTCATTCTCGATCCGCCGCTCTGCTCTTCAAGGTAAGGTGTATCACACAACAACTTTGAATGGCGCAGACGCTGTATGTCAAGCTTTAGCAATTAAATTGCCGATGGATGTTTACCGCTTGCAAGACCTTACCAAAGGTTAA
- the greA gene encoding transcription elongation factor GreA, with the protein MQRYPMTPEGKIALEKELHQLKSIDRPRITAAIAEAREHGDLKENAEYHAAREQQGFCEGRIQDIEGKLGACQVIDVKTLEQNGRVVFGVTVTIENIDTEEQKTYKIVGDDEADFKINKISVNSPIARGLLGKNEGDEVKIVTPQGEVEYEIVKVEYI; encoded by the coding sequence ATGCAACGTTATCCTATGACTCCTGAAGGCAAAATTGCCCTAGAGAAAGAATTACACCAACTAAAAAGTATTGACCGTCCACGTATTACTGCAGCGATTGCTGAAGCACGTGAACATGGGGACTTGAAAGAAAATGCAGAGTACCACGCAGCGCGTGAACAGCAAGGCTTTTGTGAAGGTCGTATTCAGGACATCGAAGGTAAACTCGGTGCTTGCCAAGTCATTGATGTAAAAACGCTTGAGCAAAATGGCCGTGTGGTTTTTGGTGTAACGGTAACGATTGAAAATATCGACACAGAAGAACAGAAGACTTACAAAATTGTTGGCGATGACGAAGCGGACTTTAAGATCAACAAGATCTCAGTAAACTCTCCGATCGCACGTGGCCTGTTGGGTAAAAACGAAGGCGACGAAGTGAAAATCGTTACTCCGCAAGGCGAAGTTGAATACGAAATTGTTAAAGTTGAATATATCTAA
- a CDS encoding CatB-related O-acetyltransferase has protein sequence MSEKLINSPVNHWCEFEFISKTVKNPNIHIKGNYSYYSAYWDQGFERCVVRYLHDKPATLEKPIDQLYIGNFVCFGAECVIMMGGNQLHRTDWISAFPFDTRSFVPAGNTVIGDGCWIGSRAMIMQGVKLGEGAVVATGAVVTKDVPPYAVVGGVPAKTIKYRFSETDIEKLLSLKLYELDEKQFLKMREQLQMDDVDKLVQYFE, from the coding sequence ATGTCTGAAAAGTTAATTAATTCTCCTGTGAATCACTGGTGCGAGTTCGAATTCATCTCGAAAACGGTGAAGAATCCAAACATTCATATCAAGGGCAATTACAGCTATTACTCAGCCTATTGGGATCAGGGATTTGAGCGTTGTGTGGTGCGTTATCTGCATGACAAGCCCGCTACACTAGAGAAGCCTATCGATCAGCTCTATATCGGCAATTTCGTCTGTTTTGGCGCAGAATGCGTAATTATGATGGGCGGCAACCAATTACATCGTACCGACTGGATTTCAGCCTTTCCATTCGATACACGCAGCTTTGTTCCTGCTGGCAACACAGTGATTGGCGATGGCTGCTGGATTGGCTCACGTGCCATGATTATGCAAGGGGTAAAGCTGGGCGAAGGTGCAGTAGTTGCAACTGGTGCGGTCGTCACCAAAGACGTGCCACCTTATGCCGTGGTCGGTGGTGTGCCTGCAAAAACTATTAAATACCGTTTTTCCGAAACTGATATAGAAAAACTGCTTTCACTTAAGCTTTATGAGCTAGATGAAAAGCAGTTTTTAAAAATGCGTGAGCAGTTGCAGATGGATGATGTAGATAAGCTAGTTCAATATTTTGAATAA